ATCCTTATGGTCTAGACAGTATTATCTATTCAGCCAGTGGTAAATGGGGGTTGATAACATCCCATGAACGACATGGGCTACTGGGTGGGCCTGTAGAATTTATTGAAGAAATTCGCTCGGCTGTTCCAGATTTAGACCGGCAGGTGTATGGTTTCCTGGGACGTTTACGAATGTTGCTAGAAGCTTGCCAAATTTTTCCCGCTGATGTCACTCGCAATAAATGGTTGCAACCTTTATTAATTCATGTTTATGGAGAAGAAAAGGCTGAACAAATCTTACTGGAAGCCAAGGAGAATCCTACAACAATATATGATTAGCAGAAAAAAATAACTCAATCAAACTCGCTCTGACACTACAGAGTATGTTTGAGGGATGGCAATCGTTTAACAGAGTTCATTACTAAGGATAGTCAGAGGAATATTATTCAGTCGGTTGAGTATATTTACGTTGATCTATCGGTACTTGACACAATTACATTACCTACCACAGCTTTGGGCAAGCTACCAGTCAGACAAATGCTGCGCTAAACTTCCGTTTTGGTTATACGGGACGGGAGTTGGATTCTGAGACGAGGCAATACTATTATCGGGCGCGATATTACGATGCCGGTGTAGGACGATTTATTAGTGAAGATCCAAGATGAAATTATATTATTTGATTCTGAGATGAGCGATAAAAAACAAATTGTGGTCAAGGCAAGATAGTTGTAATTAACCAAACAAAAAATTTTTATATGATTCACATTGATGGCTCTTATGGTGAAGGTGGCGGGCAGGTTCTTCGCACTTCCCTGAGTTTGTCTGCGATCACCGGCACCCCTATCCGCATAGAAGGCATTCGTGCGGGACGCCCCAAGCCTGGAATGGCAGCTCAGCACTTAACTTGCGTGCGGGCAGCCGCCGCGATTTGCAATGCGGAACTGCGAGGCGATAAGTTGGGTTCGATGATGTTGGAGTTCACCCCCACCGGCTCTGTGCAAGCAGGACAGTATACTTTTGATATCATGACAGCCGGTGCGCTGACTTTAATTTTGCAGACGATTTTGCTGCCTCTGGCGCTAACGACGGGTGACTCGATGGTGAGGCTACGGGGAGGTACTCACGTTCCTTTTAGCCCGCCATTTACCTACATTGAACAAGTTTATCTGCCGGTGCTGGCTGGGATGGGCATCGAGGCTAGGGTGCGGCTCAATGCTTGGGGTTGGTATCCCAAGGGCGGGGGAGAGGCGGAATTACGCTTAAGTGGCGGTAACAGCTTGAGTGGTTTAAATTTAATCGAACGTGGCAATTTGCGACGGGTTCGGGGACTGGCGGTGGTTACGGAACTTGCGTCTCACATTCCGCAGCGCATGGCAAACCGTGCTGAGAATTTGTTGCGATCACAAAACCTAATCGCCAAGGTGCAGGCGTTGCGAGAAAGCGGTATAGCGCCGGGTGCGGGGATTTTTTTAACGGCTGAGTATGAAAAGAGTTTAGCTGGGTTTGGTGCTGTAGGGCGTGTGGGGTTGTCGGCTGAAAAGGTAGCGGAAATGGCGGCTGAGGAATTACTAGATTTTCATCATAACGGTGCGCCGGTGGAT
Above is a window of Microcoleus sp. FACHB-672 DNA encoding:
- a CDS encoding RHS repeat-associated core domain-containing protein; its protein translation is MTYHSFGQATSQTNAALNFRFGYTGRELDSETRQYYYRARYYDAGVGRFISEDPR
- the rtcA gene encoding RNA 3'-terminal phosphate cyclase, yielding MIHIDGSYGEGGGQVLRTSLSLSAITGTPIRIEGIRAGRPKPGMAAQHLTCVRAAAAICNAELRGDKLGSMMLEFTPTGSVQAGQYTFDIMTAGALTLILQTILLPLALTTGDSMVRLRGGTHVPFSPPFTYIEQVYLPVLAGMGIEARVRLNAWGWYPKGGGEAELRLSGGNSLSGLNLIERGNLRRVRGLAVVTELASHIPQRMANRAENLLRSQNLIAKVQALRESGIAPGAGIFLTAEYEKSLAGFGAVGRVGLSAEKVAEMAAEELLDFHHNGAPVDVHLADQLLLPAALATEASQYRVAEISTHLTTNAWVIEQFVPAKIMIDEETQIISVTPVAK